ACCGTTAATCTTCACATTGGCATGACCACCGACATCTTTGCGTGTACCGGGCTGAGCAGCTCTCACACGGAACTGAGCAGTATAGTCATTTACACTTCCTTGAGTTTCGGCAGTACCATCAGCTACAGTACCCGGATAGCTAGTATAGACACCAGCCTGAAAATCAAGTTCCGTACCGGACATGCTTTCTTTCATTCCGGTAAAGTAGTAATTGGCACGACATCTAGGTTCCATTTCACCGTTGTTCCAGAGTTCAGTCACACTTTTGAAACGAATGGGGTTCCCAGTTTCCGGATCGATAATGGCAGGCATCTCATACAACCCCATGATTTCCCATGCAGGCTGAAGCGCAACGCCTACGTCACCGGAGAGTCCTACACCCTTAGGCAATACCATACAGTCCCAGCAGTGGAACAAGTTGGTATCGAACGGCGTGCTGGTGTTGGGACCATACTGTTTTACCATGATATCTTCTACCGTATTCGGATTAAGGAATACTTCCGTATAAGCTTTCTCCTTATCAGCACCTGTATGAAGTCTGAATCCAGCATCTTTCAGGAACTTACAGGCATCGTATGCATATTGGAAGAATTCCTGTGCGTGATCTGCAGTCATGCACATCAGACCAGCATTTACAGCTGGACCGGTGACAGCCAAATACTGATTGTATTTGGCAACAGACCCAGCATATAACATGGCACGTGACATCAAAGCCGCAGCTGCATAACGATTGGCACGCCCCACCTCGTCTTTGGAGGCAGTAGCATTCTCCATAGCAAACTTCAAATCTTCATAGATGAACTTCCAGCAATCATACTCAGTATTACGCGGTTGCTGAAGTTCCTCCAATGGAGCCTTTGGGTCAAGTACCTTCTCTACAATAGGCACACCGCCATAGCGTTTCACCATTCCAAAATAGTAGAATGCACGCAAGAAACGCGCCTCACCTAAATAAGAATTATAAACATCTTCCGTAAAATTGCTTTGATACTCAGGCAATTTTTCCAACATATTGTTAAGTTCACGGATACGATCATAAGGCCAATAGTCAAAGCCGCCATAAGAAGTTGCACGACCTGCCGCCTCAGCAGCACAGGATGCTGCACTAGATTTCTGAGCCTGCCACTGATTTCCACCTTTGCTTGAAGTAGCATAACCTTTCTGGTCTCCATTCTGACCATAGTTAAAATCCTCAATGGGCAGATCATGATACGCCGAAGCAAGATACTTCTTGATGCCATTGTCTGATTGAAACAGCACATTCTCGTAAACAAGCCCTTTCGGCTCCAAATCCAAATCATAACAGGAAGTTGCCGTAAGTCCCAATGCAGCTGCTACAAATATATATTTTAATGTTTTCATATTCTATTCTTTTTATCTTTAGAATTTGATGGTTGCACCAATATTAAACGTACGGTTCACAGGGTAGTTATAGAACAAAATTCCAGAATCAGCATTATTGTTCGCACCGCCCTGACGTCCCGGACGTTCCGGGTCTATATTATCCAGACCTGTAAATGTCAAGAGGTTATAGGCATTGAAATAGATACGAAGATTCTGAATTCCTGCTTTGGCTATCCAAGTTTTAGGCAATGTATAGCCAACTTCCAGCGTTTTCAAGCGCAGATAAGATGTATTCTTGATACCCGTTCCGGCATTGCTAAAACTATGACCTGTGGCCGGATAGAGACCGGATACCCACTTCGTGTTCGGATTGAATGGGTCATCACTCGGATTAACCGTATGCCAGCGATCTAGATAAATATCCAATACCGCACCACCATTGAACGGACCTACCTCTGTGAAGACCTCATCGTATGAATTGTAAACACCTGCTGCGCCTTGCCAGTTCATAGATACATCAATGCCTTTCCAATCGGCTCCCATTACAAAACCATAGTTGAATACCGGCAAGTTGTAAGATGCCATCGGATGATTGTCCTCACCATTTATGATACCATCACCGTTCCAGTCCTTGTAATAATAGTCACCAGGTAAAGTTCCCTGCCCATATCCACCACCAGTAAGGTCGTGATAGCGAATTTGTTCATAACTGCTGAAACGTCCTCCTTCTTCATAAGAGAACCAGATATCTTTGTTACGTCCAGATACATCGCGACGCCTCCATGCATCCATAGAGTTGCTGGCCTGACTATCCAAACGATAATCCCAACGATTCTTTGTGGCAGAAATTTGTCCGCCTACCCAATAGTTCACATCACCCACACGATTCCGGTGATTCAAACTGATCTCCCAACCGAAAGTCTGGTCAGCATTTAAGTTCTCTTGAGGTAAATTTGCACCAACTGTACCCGGAACAACCGTTGAAGCTGTAGCAAGCAAACCTTCACGTTTACGCTTAAAGAATTCGACCGTACCACTCAATTTTTGATTCCAAAGGTCGAAATCTAAACCCAAATTCACCGTTTTTGAAGTATACCAAGTCTTATCTGGATTCGGAATGGCAGTTGGCTCTACACCAGTCATCAAAATGCCGTTATAAAACCAAGCGATCCTGTCTTTATTAATATTATAAGCCACCGCTGTTTCAGGATAAGTACCTGCAGCACCATCATCACCCATCTTTCCCCAAGAACCGCGAAGTTTCAAGTTGGTAAGGAAAGGGACTAACTCTTTCACAAATGGTTCTTCACTAATACGCCAACCGGCAGATACACCCGGGAAAAATCCCCATCGGCCATCTTTCGGATAGCGAGACGAACCATCTTCACGGAAAGAGAAATCTACCATATAGCGACCTTTGTAGTCATAGGTCAGTTTACCGACATAGGCCTGTCGGGTTACGTCACCTGCACCACCCATAGAACCAATCTGGCCTTCTTCTTCACCATAAATCAAGTATTCACCTACCAACTGCATGACACGTTGTGCATAGAAACTATCCCAATTGTTATACTGCTCTTCAAACAATACCATGGCACTCACATTATGATCACCGAACTTACGGGCATAATTCAAAGAGAGTTGCATTGTTGTTGCGTATCCCGGATCAGTGCTACGGCGCAAATTGCTGTCAGGATTACGTTCAAAGCTTTCCAAAGTACCATCTTCTCTCCTGTTATACAATTTATACGGACGTTTGTATTGTGTATTATTGGTAGAAGAATAATCATAGCTATAAAAAGCTTTTGCATTCAAACCCTTTACGCCTGGAATGTCGTAAGTCAATGTCAAGGAACCATTAAAGTTAACACGTTTCTCACGGCGATAACCGGTGAGATCACTATTGATAGCAGCTACAGGGTTTTCAGGTTCGCCCATTTCACTATCCCAGGCAGGATAGTTATGATCACCGTCTACATAAGCTTCTGAAGTCGGACGGTAAGTCCAAGCTTTCTTATATACGCTCCAAATATCGGTAAACGGTTGGTTCTTTTCATCCATATAACCACTAGCCTGTACAGAAGCCTTCAAACGGTTAGTAATTTTTGCATCAATATTGCTACGGAAATTCCAACGATCGTAATTCAAAGAACCACTTTTATAAGAACCTTCCTGTTTCAAATAACCGAGATTAAAGAAGTAGTTCACTTTTTCCGAACCACCGTTCACACTGATATTGTACTGTTGCTGCGGAACATTATCATCGAATAATTCTTTTGTCCAGTTCGTACTTTTCTTCTTTCCGGTACTATACTCCATCATTTGTTCCCAAGTATATTTAGCAGGAGTACGGTTAGGATAAGTATTGTCGCCGAAAGCATTATAGTATTTTTCATTGATAAGCAGCATGTGGTCTGCGGCACTTGCAGTCTGTGGCACATAAAGGAACTGTTGCCAACCATAATTAGCAGAGAACGTAATGTCGAACTTACCATTAGAAGCTTCACCACGTTTAGTAGTAACCAAAATTACACCATTAGCAGCACGCACACCATAGATAGCTGCAGAAGCATCTTTCAATACGGATACATTATCAATTTCATTGGCATCCATACGAGAGAAATAAGCCTTGTCACGAGGAACGCCATCAACCACAATCAGCGGTTCACCCATACCACGAATATCAAGGGCATTATCAAATTCACCAGGCTGCGAACTCTTTTGGAAAATACGCACACCAGGAATCTTACCTGAAAGCATATTTACCACATTCTCATTCTTGGTAATAGCAATTTCCTTATTATTAATGGCAGAAACCGCACCTGTCAATGTAGCTTTCTTCTGTGTACCATAACCTACAACCACGACTTCGTCCAAAGCTTGACTATCTTCTTGTAGTGTAATCTTCAAAGTGGTCTTATTTGCCGTAACCACAGCATCCACATAGCCGATAAAAGATACTGTCAATTTTTCATTAGCATCGGCAGCTATCTCAAATTCACCATTAATATCGGTTATGACACCTCGTGTGGTCCCATTGACCCGAACATTAGCTCCAATGACAGTTTCACCCGTCTGATCAACCACAGTACCGCGAACGATGCGGTTCTGGGCCGACATAGGTAACGTCATCAGGAAGCATAGAAGCACAAACATCATCGATTTCCATAAGGAGGATGCACTTCTATCATTATTATTCAGATTTATATTTTCCATGTTATTCTCTATCTATTTAGAAAAGGTCTATAAGAAAATCTCTATTTGCATCAAGAGATTTTCTTATTATTATTTTAAAATTACTCTTCTATCTTAGTGGGGTTATCTACTACACCCTCAGCACAATCACGACGATTGATCCAAAGGAAGCACAAACAGCCATCACTAATATCTCTAGAGCCATAAGCATATTCAAAGCGAACACCAAAGCCTACACGAAGAGCCCAGCCACCATAAGCCTCTGTTGTTTCGAAGTTACCCTCGTTTGTGATTTTAAGACCATTAGCCACCATAGTAGAACCATTAAGCCCATCAAATCCATTCAGAATTTCACCATTGCACTCAGCACCGGCAAACGCTTTCTTTTCATCGTCACTCATAGTCCAACTACGACGTTGAGAAGAAGCGATAGAAGTCTGGCGGTTATAATAGACAACATTACCTTGGAGTTGTTTACCAAAATCATCCACGACCAAAGACGAACCATCAGAATAAACAAGATTATCACCATCAACCTCAGCGATATACCCCTGAAGAGCCTCTACAATTTTGGCACCACCCTCACCATGTTTCAAAGACAATTTGCCATTGGCTATCACATCATATAAATTAAGACTGTTTACTCCAGGAGCAAAAACAACAGGAGCACCTTCGTTCGTACCTTCTGCAGGCATCTCACCATATTCCACATGTGGTTCACCTAAGCCTTTCAAAGAGCCTTTAAACACGTCATCTGCAACAACAGCCAACGGATCTGTTACTACTACATAAATTTTAGCCTTCACAATGTCATCTGCAAGCACGTTTATCAAGAACCCTGAACGATCTGTATTCTCATTAAAGCTTGTTCCCGGTCTTTCACTAAATTTCCACGTACCGTCAGCTTTCAAACTAGACTTCAGCATTTCAATTTTTTCCTGTGCTTTGCCCCCCGGTTGTTTACTTGCTGCTGCAATAGCAAACTCAGCCCTTTCCGGAAGTTCTGAGAACAAATCTTTAAAGTTCAAATCTTTCAATAAATCCAAACCATTAATTGTCATTTCCTTAAAACCATCCGCAAGATCTTGGGGATTATAATCCGCTTTAATCGTAACACCTCCTAAATCTTCAGCTATGGAAGAAAAGTCATCAGACACTTTCACAGTAAAGTAATTAGAGCCAATAATCGTTCCTTTTAAATTCAACTGAAGAGATACAGCATAAGTTTTTCCAGCTTCCGCTTCACCAAGAGCCTTAATAGGTACTTTTATGAAATCGCCTTCCAATGTCACATCTCCGCTCACTTTAAACTGTTCACCATCAGCTGCACGAGTAAGCACATGAGATTCAGCAATTGTAAATTCGGCACCATCCAAGCTTTTGAGAGCCGGTCTTGCCAAGAAATTCACTGTGGTAGCAGTATTACCGATCTCTACAATACCATCTATTGTCTCCGGACTATAAATCAAAGAATTCACTAAAGAACCTAATGGAAGGATATATTCTTCACCTTCTATTGTAATGATAGCCTCCGTATCAGTAACTACTATAGAGATATTTCCTCCACCCGGCTTAATTACAATCTTTTGCCCATCACTCAACGTTAATGTATACGTGCCATTACTTTCATCTACCTTCGTAATGCTCGCACCAGTCATCAAGGCTTTACTTAATTGAGTTTTGATGTCATCAATTGCTACCTCAATTACTGACACTCTTGACTTCAGATCATCAACATCATCATTGTCACATGAAACAAAAGTTCCTGTTGAAAGAACCACTGCTCCCAAAAGGAGCGCATTAAAAAATCGTTTGTTCATAATAATTAAATTAAAAGTTGGTAAATATATAAGTTAGGTCACTAAAAACCTTTATCTTTCTATTGTCATAAGGAAGATTATCCACAGGTGGATGCTTTACGTATACTTGTGCATTTTTCATATTTATTAATTTAGTGTTTTAAATTCTATGAAGGCAAAAGTATGGTACGAACGTTAAAATAGTCCTTAAAAAGACATTAATCGAAGTAGTTTTTTCAAAGGAAAACAAGGGTTTCAGAGCATTTTAACTCTTTCACATTAAAGAATCATATATAAATGGATTAATCGAAGAAAAATAGACCTCAGATAAAGGTTATTCTTGGATTATGTATTATAATTAAGCCTTTCATAAAAACGAAACTTGTGGCTATACAACCCATAAATCAGTTATATAACCACAAGCTTTAATTAAAGATTTCTGTATTGATCAGTTATTTGCCTACACCATTCTCATTAAAAGCACTCACAGAGAAGTAATATTCAGAATCCCTATTGAAATAACGAGCCTCATATTGATTTTCGTAAACCACCATAGAGTGAGTCAATTTCTCTTTTTGTATTCCCCAACGTAAAATATACCCTGTTACATTTTCCTGCGGATTCCATGTAAACCGGTAGATACGTTTATCATTATTATCACGTGAAGCCTGGAATCCTGTAACTTCGGCAGGCACCTTACCACCACCTTGACCAAAGACGCGCAAATCGAACAGAGAAAAACTACCTTCCATGTCTTTAGTGTTACAGATTTTTAGATATTGCACTTTCGCAGGAACATTCAAAGTATGCAGTTTATGAGGAGCATCCTGCAGATTTTTTTCTTCATCCACCAGACGAGTCCACTCTTTGCCATTTGTAGAACCTTCTATACAATATTGATAAACCACAGGATCATGGGGCGCATGTACATTAAAATTATGATCTGCGAAATTCACCTGAATGGCATTCACTTCCATTGGTTTCCCAAGATCTATTTGTAGCCATTCACCAACATTGCCAGTTTGAGCAGCCCACCAGGTTTCAACTTTTTCATCATTAGCCAATTCTGGTTCATACCCCTCAAAATGTGAAGACGAGGATACTTTTTTCTTATATGAAAGCAAGTTCCATCCCATATTAATATCTTCCTTTTCAAAATCGACCTTCCGATCAGGAATACAGAAAGGATAATCAGCAAAAGTTGTCAACGCATACATACCATACTTCTCAGAAACAACTACCGGGAATAAGCCTAAACGACGTTCAAACCAATGACGAACAGAAATAGTCATAGATGCTACATGCCAGTAATTACCATATTTATCTTTGAATGTATGTCCATGACCAGCACCACCGATGAAACCTCCGGGCTTAAAAGAGAATGGATTGTCTTCCACATATTCAAACGGGCCTAACGGATTATCACCAACATAATTACCATCACCATAAATACGGTATTGAGTACCGGGAGCTGCATATTGCAAATAATAGCGACCATTATGTTTCAGTACACATGGACCTTCATTCCAACCTTGACGTGGTTCTTCATTGTTCTTACCAGGAACTTCCCAACCATATTTATCACAATTATGTTGAATCAAAGCTTTAGGCTCTCCAATAGCTCGGAAGGCATCTTTGGGATCCACCTCTACTCCCATTATCGGATCCACATCCGAACATCCCCAATAAAAATACACCCTTTCATCATCATCTTTAAAGAATGCCGGATCATGTTGAGGAAACTCAAACTTTGTATCTACTTCTTCCCAAGTGTCCTTTTCAGGATGAGCGTTTTTATAAATACGGGTGTTTCCACTGGATGCCGTAAAATAAAGAGTATCACCATAAACAAGGATGGTCGGAGCATAATCTTCCATCGTTGGAATGGTTGTACAAGGGATATATTCCCATTTTGCCAGGTCTTCAGAACGCCAGTATCCACCGGATTTAGAGGCAAACATATAATAGTATCCTTTAAAATATTCCAGTACAGGATCAGCCGCTTCACGCCGTGACTCATCATTAGGTTGGAAACGATAGTTCAGATCAATAGGATTGGTTACAATTCTATCATTCTTAACCGGAACTTGCTCGGAAGTACAACTACTTATCAGTCCTGAAACTAAAGTTATACTCACTAATTTCGCTAATTTCTTCATGGTAGTTTTATATTTATTTTTTTCCCTTGGTATTCCACATTTACAGTATATGACTCATTATCCAACCCTAATCCGTCTTGTCCATTTACAAGAACAATATGAAATTTACGTTCTTGCAACATACCATTATAGTTACCTTGACGAGGATGGATAGTCAGTTTTCGCTCCTTATCATTCCACGTCATACGGATAGTGGAGTATTTACCTTTTTCATAGTTATAATTATCATCCTCATCTTCATACAGAGTAAATTCTCCATTAGCTCCTGGATAAATACGAAGCTGTAAATCGTCCCATGATTTCTCTGTTGCAAACTGAACAGTAGGACCAACAGGAATGATAGAACCAGCTTTCACATACAATGGAATTATATCAACAGGTGTTTCACGAGTGATTTCACATCCACCGTCTTGAACTTCGCCAGTCCAGAAATCAATCCACCGGGTTCCTGCCGGCAAATATAAAGAGCGACTTCTGGTCTCGCTGGTAACCGGAGCTACTAATATAGATTTTCCGAAAAGATATTCATCACCCAAATCCAGCACTTCCTTATCTTCAGGGAAATCTGAGAATAAAGCACGCATCAAGCTTTCACCTTCAGAAGTAATCTTCCATGAAGTTGAATAAATATAAGGCAACAGGCGATAACGGAGATTGATCATTTTCTCTTGTGCATCGAAAGCCCAATATCCACGTTCACCAAACATGAAGATTTCCCGAGGCGTGTTTGTACCATGCGAACGCATCATCCCTGTAAAAGTAGCAAATTGCATCCAGCGTACATACAATTCATGGAATGCCGGATCCTTTACACCTTCCGGAAATTTGTTGGCAGAGAAGAAACCACCAATATCCGAGTTCCAATAAGGAATACCTGTCAAAGAGAGATTTAACGCTGCAGATATCTGATTACGTAGCACACCCCAATCAGAAACCACATCACCCGACCACGCTTGTGCAGCATAACGTTGCTGACCGGCAAAGGCAGAACGAGTCAGAATGAAAACACGCTTATCAGAAGTTTCCTGTCTTTGATGATCATATACACCTCCCACGCTCACAATCGGAAAAGCATTACGAACCTTGCGGAAAGAGCCCAGATAAGTCTGAAAGTCCAAATCACCCTCTTTTATCGGACCATGTTCCGGTTCGGTTGCATCCAGCCACCAGCCATCCATTCCGATGCTGAACATATTCTTATTCATATATTTCCAGTAGATATCTCTTGCTACCGGATCATAGGTATCATATACTTTCACTCCATTATTCTGTGGAAAAGTCTCATGCACCATCAACTTATTCTGTGATTTCAATTCTGCATAAATCCCGGTTTCCGGACCAAAAGAAGGCCATACTGAAATAATGGCATGAGCATTCAAACGATGTACTTCTTCCATCATCTTTTTAGGATCAGAGAACTTCGGATTACGGAACTCAACTGCATTCCAGTCTTTATGATCCTCACCCCAGTAACGCCAATCCTGAATGATACCATCCAAGGGAATTTTTAAATCACGATACTTCCTGACCACGCCTACCAGCTCATCCTGACTAACATAGCGTTCTCTTGATTGCCAAAAGCCATAAGTCCAAAGTGGGAACATAGGAGCTTGTCCGGTTAGTTCACGCAATCCAGCCACAACTCCATCCGCTCCACCACCATAAACAAAGTAATAATCACACAAATCACCCACTGCCGAATCAAAGGTCATACCCTCTGCATTATCAGTGAAAGTTGTGGGAGAATAATTATCCCAAAATAAAGCATAACCTTTGATAGAATGAACCAAAGGAATACAGATTTCCGTATTCGCCTGTTGCAGGAAAATAGTCTGGTTACGCTGGTTCATCCGCCCCTGCTGGTGTTGTCCCAAACCATAAATGGCCTCATCACTATCCAACACGAAAGTCTGGCGAACCTGATAGGTAGAATTTCCCGCATCATTGAATGGAGTAAAACCAATAGAAGAAGGCTTCTCAGCTAACAAGACCTTACCATCTTTATCAGTAAAACGAACTTGTTTTTGGGCAATATCCATAATTGCTACTAATTCGGAAGTAGCAAGAATCACTTCACCTTTTGTCTCTTGCAATTTGTATTTTACCTTTTCTGGTTGCATAGTGACAGACAATGATTGCTTATCAGGTGTCTTTCCGACTGGATATTTCTTCACGCGGATGATAGAAGAAGAGAAACATTCCAACTCCATACAAGTCGTTCCAGTCTCTACTTTTACCCCATTTGGAGTACGCAGAACAGATTGCCCCCATGACGGGACAATCTGTACACAGATACATAAGAATGCTAATAGTTTTCTCATAGTATCAAAATTATATAGATAACACTTTATATTTGGTAGTAAATATAACTGGATCCGTATTCTCCTTATCTACACTGAAAGGTATCAGTTTCTCTTCTCCCGGAGCTAACTCATAATGAACGTTATTGCCTACTTTCTTACCTCCGACATACATTTCAATTTTTCCTGTATCCATCAAAGTTCCATTGTTTTTGACAGACACCCAAATAGTTTTCTGATTCTTTACCAAGTTTTCTTCCACTTTGAATAAAGTCAAACCGAAATCTGCAGCAAATTCATGAGTATATTCAAGCATACCGGACAAACCTCTTTTGGAATCTGCATAACCCACACTATCCTTAATACGGTCTTTGGCCACATACTGAGGACTTACACCTCCAACTAAGATTTTGAAAGCACCTTTCTCTACAACCCGGTCCATATGATCGTTCAACAGTGATAGTTCATAAGGTGTCAGTTCAAAAGAAACTGTTTTCGCTTCACCTGGTTTCAGATGAATACGGGTAAAGTCTTTCAATTCTGTAATACGTGTCTTCACACTGGCATACATATCCGTTACATACAGTTGTACCACCTCATCACCGGCCCGTTGACCTATGTTCTTCACAGTAGCCTGCACTGTAATATTACCATTTTCTTTTTCCTGTATTTTCAGACCAGAATATTCAAATGAAGTATAACTCAAACCATATCCGAAATAGTAAAGAGGATAATATTCCATATCCGAATATTCATAACGACGACCGGAAGTTTTAAAGTTATAATAGAGAGGGAGCTGACCTACGTGACGTGGAAAAGTCATCGGCAAACGACCGGCAGGATTATAATCACCAAACAGCACATCTGCTGTGGCCGGACCACCTTCTTGTCCCGGCAACCAATTCACAAGGATAGCCTTACACAACTCTGACGCCTTAGACAGATTATAAGGGCGCCCCGCCTGAAGAATCAATATAACAGGTTTTCCAGTTGCACAAACAGCTTCCAATAATTCCTGTTGTTTACCTGGCAAAATCAAGGTTGCATAATCATGGTTCTCACCGGATGTTTTATATACATCTGTCGTAGCCTCACTGGTTGAACAATCTCCCAAAACCAATAGCACCACATCTGATTGTGAAGCTACTTTTACCGCCTTTGCAATATTGTTTTCACCCAAGCTTGTAAAATCACAACCTTGCTCATAAATCACTTTTGTCTGTTTTCCTACCGCTTGTTTGATACCAGTCAACACAGATTTTAACTGACCAGGCTGAAGTTTAGGAGTGTAATCACCAGGCTGAAGATCATTTGCACCGGGACCTAACACAGCAATCGTACGCATGTCTTTAGACAGAGGTAAAATATTATCCTTATTTTCTAACAGTACAATAGATTCACGAGCAGCCTGACGTGCCATTTCTTTATGACTATCCGAATTCCACCCCGGATAAATCTTATTCCAGTCCAATGGCTTGTTTGGTGCTTTTTCAAACAGTTCATTGCGGAACATCATACGCAACATTGTGCGGCACACCTCATCAAGATTCTCCATATTGATACGTCCATCCTTTGCGGCCTGTATCACCTCCTTATCATTATAAGTATCACCACAGTTTGTAGCAATACCGGCAGCCAAAGCCTGGTTAGCAGCTTCTATTTTATTTTTAGCCGTATAATGCTTACGGGCAGTCAAGTTACCTATAGCACCACAGTCGCTAACGATAAAGCCGCTGAATCCCCATTCCTCACGCAAAATATTATGTAGTAATTCTCTACTTTTAGCTACCGGAACACCCAGGAAATCCGAATAAGCCATCATCAAAGATTGGCAATCATAGTTACGAATCACATGACGGAACGGAACCAAATGTACTTCGCGCATTTCACGTTCAGACAATCCTATATCATGAGAATCGCGTCCTCCCAACGGAGCACCATGACCACCAAAATGTTTCGGAGTAGTATACAACCCCATAGACTGGTAGCCTTTAATCCAAGCTCCACCAATTTGCGATACCAAAACCGGATCCTCTCCAAATGTTTCCTCACAACGTCCCCAACGGGCATCCTGAGCTACATCCAGTACCGGAGACCATGCCTGCATAGTACCTGCCGAAAGAGTTTCATCGCCAACTGCCATTGCCACTTCTTCCGTCAACTTCTTATTCCAAGTTGCCCCCATTGCAAGAGCCTGGGGAAAGATAGTAGCTCCACTACCATATGAGAAGCCATGTACAGCTTCCACCTTTGTAATGGGCGGTACATACAAATGAGGAATACCGGGAATGCCCCAGCCCTCACGTATCAGTTCCATTTTATCTTCCGGCGTCATCACAGACAACAGGCTTTCTACACGTTCTTCCACCGGAAGCGTAGGGTCCATATAGCGTAGCGAAGTCTTTTCTCCTTTCCGATCTTTCAATTCCTT
This window of the Bacteroides intestinalis DSM 17393 genome carries:
- a CDS encoding SusC/RagA family TonB-linked outer membrane protein, encoding MENINLNNNDRSASSLWKSMMFVLLCFLMTLPMSAQNRIVRGTVVDQTGETVIGANVRVNGTTRGVITDINGEFEIAADANEKLTVSFIGYVDAVVTANKTTLKITLQEDSQALDEVVVVGYGTQKKATLTGAVSAINNKEIAITKNENVVNMLSGKIPGVRIFQKSSQPGEFDNALDIRGMGEPLIVVDGVPRDKAYFSRMDANEIDNVSVLKDASAAIYGVRAANGVILVTTKRGEASNGKFDITFSANYGWQQFLYVPQTASAADHMLLINEKYYNAFGDNTYPNRTPAKYTWEQMMEYSTGKKKSTNWTKELFDDNVPQQQYNISVNGGSEKVNYFFNLGYLKQEGSYKSGSLNYDRWNFRSNIDAKITNRLKASVQASGYMDEKNQPFTDIWSVYKKAWTYRPTSEAYVDGDHNYPAWDSEMGEPENPVAAINSDLTGYRREKRVNFNGSLTLTYDIPGVKGLNAKAFYSYDYSSTNNTQYKRPYKLYNRREDGTLESFERNPDSNLRRSTDPGYATTMQLSLNYARKFGDHNVSAMVLFEEQYNNWDSFYAQRVMQLVGEYLIYGEEEGQIGSMGGAGDVTRQAYVGKLTYDYKGRYMVDFSFREDGSSRYPKDGRWGFFPGVSAGWRISEEPFVKELVPFLTNLKLRGSWGKMGDDGAAGTYPETAVAYNINKDRIAWFYNGILMTGVEPTAIPNPDKTWYTSKTVNLGLDFDLWNQKLSGTVEFFKRKREGLLATASTVVPGTVGANLPQENLNADQTFGWEISLNHRNRVGDVNYWVGGQISATKNRWDYRLDSQASNSMDAWRRRDVSGRNKDIWFSYEEGGRFSSYEQIRYHDLTGGGYGQGTLPGDYYYKDWNGDGIINGEDNHPMASYNLPVFNYGFVMGADWKGIDVSMNWQGAAGVYNSYDEVFTEVGPFNGGAVLDIYLDRWHTVNPSDDPFNPNTKWVSGLYPATGHSFSNAGTGIKNTSYLRLKTLEVGYTLPKTWIAKAGIQNLRIYFNAYNLLTFTGLDNIDPERPGRQGGANNNADSGILFYNYPVNRTFNIGATIKF
- a CDS encoding PL29 family lyase N-terminal domain-containing protein, producing the protein MNKRFFNALLLGAVVLSTGTFVSCDNDDVDDLKSRVSVIEVAIDDIKTQLSKALMTGASITKVDESNGTYTLTLSDGQKIVIKPGGGNISIVVTDTEAIITIEGEEYILPLGSLVNSLIYSPETIDGIVEIGNTATTVNFLARPALKSLDGAEFTIAESHVLTRAADGEQFKVSGDVTLEGDFIKVPIKALGEAEAGKTYAVSLQLNLKGTIIGSNYFTVKVSDDFSSIAEDLGGVTIKADYNPQDLADGFKEMTINGLDLLKDLNFKDLFSELPERAEFAIAAASKQPGGKAQEKIEMLKSSLKADGTWKFSERPGTSFNENTDRSGFLINVLADDIVKAKIYVVVTDPLAVVADDVFKGSLKGLGEPHVEYGEMPAEGTNEGAPVVFAPGVNSLNLYDVIANGKLSLKHGEGGAKIVEALQGYIAEVDGDNLVYSDGSSLVVDDFGKQLQGNVVYYNRQTSIASSQRRSWTMSDDEKKAFAGAECNGEILNGFDGLNGSTMVANGLKITNEGNFETTEAYGGWALRVGFGVRFEYAYGSRDISDGCLCFLWINRRDCAEGVVDNPTKIEE
- a CDS encoding RagB/SusD family nutrient uptake outer membrane protein, yielding MKTLKYIFVAAALGLTATSCYDLDLEPKGLVYENVLFQSDNGIKKYLASAYHDLPIEDFNYGQNGDQKGYATSSKGGNQWQAQKSSAASCAAEAAGRATSYGGFDYWPYDRIRELNNMLEKLPEYQSNFTEDVYNSYLGEARFLRAFYYFGMVKRYGGVPIVEKVLDPKAPLEELQQPRNTEYDCWKFIYEDLKFAMENATASKDEVGRANRYAAAALMSRAMLYAGSVAKYNQYLAVTGPAVNAGLMCMTADHAQEFFQYAYDACKFLKDAGFRLHTGADKEKAYTEVFLNPNTVEDIMVKQYGPNTSTPFDTNLFHCWDCMVLPKGVGLSGDVGVALQPAWEIMGLYEMPAIIDPETGNPIRFKSVTELWNNGEMEPRCRANYYFTGMKESMSGTELDFQAGVYTSYPGTVADGTAETQGSVNDYTAQFRVRAAQPGTRKDVGGHANVKINGIHGLAEGTGDEGYSRMGACIRKYVQAEGTNARVFFTNSQPWKVFRYGEILLNWAEAAYELGLITGSDDLKAEAFEHINEIRDRAGAHPHAMVTNPADIGSEIYGFPIDENLQYIRDERARELVFENHRVFDIRRWRVADIMFMDGVYTHGLLAYQVLDEINPDWKEGDDPDKKYMWIFLPEVEREGRRVNFNKKDYYDQIPGGEINKNPLLVRNDGH